One window of the Rhodohalobacter sp. SW132 genome contains the following:
- a CDS encoding NAD(P)/FAD-dependent oxidoreductase, which translates to MKENEFIYDAIIIGSGMGGMSAASLLAADGYSVLVLEAAHALGGCSSSYTRKGFTFESGATTLIGFDQHQPMRILEDKLGVTIPKIPLEPSMQVQMGERTITRWRDRDNWIEEAVQQFGEEASQKSFWELSFSVADVVWKVSGRNPFFPPQKLMEWAALLKNDPTDVWVLPYASKSVKNVASNRGITNPEFFKFLDEQLMISAQAPSDQTAFLFGAPAITYTNSTNYYVPGGLITMVHTLRDFIEHHGGTTKTKEAVINVDRKGERFIVTTGKKNGVKNQYQAKTVISNLPVWNLEEITHGEMATYFRKEAAKYKHAWGAFTMGIAFKNRIPDDVPLHHQIHLKPDQKIEGLHSGSIFVSLSHPNDPVRSPDQMRTMNVSAHVEPEYWFNLNGEYDQTKMKVQEQIIDLLSARVPGFNKRDINVVFSSTPVTWNNWVYRKKGRVGGIPQHMSRSLLDWTSAETPFEGFYLTGDTVFPGQGIPGVTLSGINVYFRLIKHFKTIRFVEFPRQ; encoded by the coding sequence ATGAAAGAAAATGAATTCATTTACGATGCCATTATCATCGGTTCCGGAATGGGAGGGATGAGTGCCGCATCTTTACTCGCAGCCGACGGATACAGTGTATTAGTTCTCGAAGCAGCGCACGCCCTTGGAGGTTGCAGCTCATCATACACGCGCAAGGGATTTACATTCGAGTCCGGTGCGACCACTCTAATCGGGTTTGATCAACATCAGCCGATGCGAATTTTAGAAGATAAACTTGGGGTTACGATTCCCAAAATTCCTCTCGAACCATCCATGCAGGTACAAATGGGTGAAAGAACGATTACCCGGTGGAGAGATCGCGACAATTGGATAGAAGAAGCGGTACAACAGTTCGGTGAAGAGGCCTCTCAAAAATCGTTCTGGGAATTATCTTTTTCAGTAGCAGATGTTGTTTGGAAAGTCTCAGGGCGAAATCCGTTTTTCCCTCCTCAAAAATTGATGGAATGGGCGGCGCTGCTAAAAAATGATCCGACTGACGTGTGGGTTCTGCCTTACGCTTCTAAATCAGTGAAAAATGTAGCATCAAACCGTGGCATCACGAATCCCGAATTCTTTAAATTTCTGGATGAACAGCTCATGATTTCTGCTCAGGCACCATCAGATCAGACCGCTTTTCTGTTTGGCGCACCGGCAATTACATATACCAACTCTACCAATTACTACGTGCCGGGTGGGCTGATAACAATGGTACACACACTCCGCGATTTTATTGAACACCATGGCGGAACCACGAAAACCAAAGAAGCTGTTATTAATGTGGATCGAAAAGGGGAGCGATTTATTGTTACAACCGGGAAGAAAAATGGTGTTAAGAACCAGTATCAAGCCAAAACGGTCATCTCAAATCTGCCGGTCTGGAACCTCGAAGAGATCACACATGGTGAAATGGCAACCTATTTCAGAAAAGAGGCAGCGAAATATAAACACGCCTGGGGCGCATTTACGATGGGGATCGCATTTAAAAATCGAATTCCCGATGATGTTCCCCTTCACCACCAGATCCATCTCAAGCCTGACCAAAAAATTGAAGGACTGCATTCCGGTTCAATCTTTGTATCTTTGTCGCATCCGAATGACCCTGTGCGATCACCTGATCAAATGAGAACTATGAATGTCTCAGCTCATGTTGAACCGGAATACTGGTTTAACCTGAACGGAGAATATGATCAGACAAAGATGAAGGTTCAGGAACAAATTATTGATCTGCTGTCCGCCCGGGTGCCGGGTTTCAACAAACGAGATATAAACGTTGTATTTTCATCAACACCGGTTACCTGGAATAACTGGGTGTATCGAAAAAAAGGCAGGGTTGGAGGAATACCACAACATATGAGCCGTTCGTTGCTCGACTGGACATCTGCAGAAACACCGTTTGAAGGGTTTTACCTAACCGGAGATACTGTCTTCCCGGGGCAGGGAATTCCGGGCGTAACTTTAAGCGGAATAAACGTATATTTCAGGCTCATTAAACATTTTAAAACA
- a CDS encoding ABC transporter ATP-binding protein produces MSDAVIEIRDLKKIYKMGSMLVHALNGVSFDVNSNEYIAIMGPSGSGKSTLMNMIGCLDTPSSGTYILNGHDVSQLDDSELAEARNREIGFVFQTFNLLPRTDCLSNVELPLIYAGVKTSERKKRAADTLTKVGLGDRMDHKPNELSGGQRQRVAIARALVNNPSILLADEPTGNLDTKTGEEIMRLFEELYRGGNTIIVVTHEQEIADHARRIIRLRDGLIESDEKVQQPVLAGLDFSTAVPA; encoded by the coding sequence ATGAGTGATGCGGTAATTGAAATACGGGATCTGAAAAAGATTTACAAAATGGGAAGCATGCTTGTTCATGCTCTCAATGGTGTATCATTTGATGTTAATTCAAATGAATACATCGCAATCATGGGGCCGTCCGGTTCAGGGAAATCTACTCTGATGAATATGATCGGCTGTCTCGATACGCCATCATCCGGCACATACATTCTAAACGGTCACGATGTAAGCCAGCTTGATGACAGTGAACTTGCTGAGGCACGAAACCGTGAAATCGGATTTGTGTTCCAAACGTTTAACCTTCTTCCAAGAACTGATTGCCTGAGTAATGTAGAGCTTCCGCTGATTTATGCAGGTGTAAAAACATCTGAAAGAAAAAAGCGCGCGGCAGATACACTGACTAAAGTCGGGCTTGGTGATCGAATGGATCACAAACCAAATGAACTCTCCGGGGGGCAACGACAGAGAGTAGCCATTGCCCGGGCGCTCGTCAATAATCCATCCATACTGCTTGCTGATGAGCCGACAGGTAATCTCGATACAAAAACCGGCGAAGAGATCATGAGGCTTTTTGAGGAGCTCTATCGTGGAGGTAATACCATCATCGTGGTAACACACGAACAGGAGATAGCGGATCATGCGCGCCGAATAATCCGTTTACGGGACGGATTAATTGAGAGTGATGAAAAAGTTCAACAACCCGTTTTGGCCGGGTTAGATTTTAGTACTGCAGTTCCTGCCTGA
- a CDS encoding efflux RND transporter periplasmic adaptor subunit, which produces MGKQQSATKKLLKILGILVVLIIAGGVLANLMGWMDGGENEKSVTSAEAELRTITQIVSASGRIQPEVEVIIRPDVSGEVIELNVREGDFVREGDLLLRIKPDIYQARIDELNAMLLTQQSRMEQARSTKLQAEIEYQKNKQLYDRDLISELEFMQSENNFESQKSNFKAAEYQIESARAQLRRAEEELQQTVIRSPKDGTISRLNIERGERVLGNAQTAGTEMMRIARLNQMEVEVEVNENDIVNVSVDDTTDIEVDAYPNRSFLGRVTEIANSADITGTGSAEQITNYKVKIRITTPHNLNAGPEAQIVQVSDQESPAGPPSPIFKPGMSGTVDIRTNTAVDVVAVPIQAVTVRDFAGESADSDTTGSETTEQKRSSGSDEDFRRVVFLNDNGVAKRVEVETGISDNTHIQILNGVRAGDEVITGSYRVLSRDLNNGDAIRVTNSQQLASN; this is translated from the coding sequence ATGGGAAAGCAACAATCAGCTACAAAAAAGTTACTTAAAATACTTGGAATCCTTGTGGTTCTGATCATAGCAGGCGGTGTACTTGCCAACCTTATGGGTTGGATGGACGGCGGAGAAAACGAAAAATCTGTTACCTCTGCCGAAGCTGAGTTGCGAACCATTACCCAAATTGTTTCAGCGTCAGGCCGAATACAGCCGGAAGTGGAAGTGATTATTCGTCCGGATGTATCGGGTGAGGTAATTGAATTGAATGTCCGGGAAGGAGATTTTGTACGGGAAGGCGATCTGTTGCTCCGAATCAAACCGGACATTTACCAGGCGCGGATTGATGAACTCAATGCTATGCTTTTAACACAGCAGTCTCGTATGGAGCAGGCCCGGTCCACAAAATTACAGGCTGAAATTGAGTATCAGAAAAATAAACAATTGTACGACCGGGATCTGATATCTGAGCTGGAATTCATGCAAAGTGAAAATAATTTCGAATCTCAAAAATCGAATTTCAAAGCTGCAGAATATCAGATTGAAAGTGCAAGAGCGCAGCTTCGCAGGGCTGAGGAGGAACTCCAGCAAACGGTTATCCGATCCCCGAAAGATGGAACCATCAGCAGATTGAATATTGAACGTGGTGAAAGGGTGTTGGGAAATGCCCAGACAGCCGGAACAGAGATGATGAGAATTGCACGGCTGAATCAGATGGAAGTGGAAGTCGAGGTGAATGAGAATGATATCGTAAATGTATCGGTGGATGATACAACCGATATTGAAGTAGACGCATACCCAAACCGCTCCTTTTTGGGAAGGGTAACAGAAATCGCAAACTCTGCAGATATCACCGGAACAGGTTCTGCTGAACAGATTACCAATTACAAAGTGAAGATACGAATCACAACTCCGCATAATCTGAATGCGGGTCCGGAAGCACAAATTGTACAGGTTTCTGATCAGGAATCACCGGCCGGGCCTCCGTCCCCGATTTTCAAGCCTGGCATGTCAGGTACGGTTGATATTCGAACAAATACAGCTGTAGACGTGGTAGCTGTGCCGATACAAGCCGTAACGGTTCGCGATTTTGCCGGTGAGTCTGCAGATTCTGATACCACTGGATCGGAAACAACAGAACAAAAACGCTCTTCGGGTAGCGATGAGGATTTCAGAAGAGTTGTATTCCTTAATGACAACGGAGTTGCAAAGCGAGTTGAAGTGGAAACCGGGATCAGTGATAACACCCACATACAGATTTTGAATGGTGTACGTGCCGGTGATGAAGTGATTACAGGCAGTTACCGGGTTCTTTCCAGAGACTTGAATAATGGTGATGCCATTCGGGTGACAAATAGTCAACAGCTGGCTTCAAATTAG
- a CDS encoding TolC family protein translates to MIRKLIVISAFLLVPMIVQAQTHNLTLNDAIQLALENNYQLKQADNNLDLADTRIWSARADFLPSLSANFNGSRDAGLQFIQEDLAFEDRSSLRLSGGLSSQVTVFNGFSNIASLRQSEINRDAQELDLQRLRESIIFDTASRYLQVVLDKELLKIAESSLEASESQLQQVEAQVEVGSRPTVDLYNQEATVANDELAVIQSENSLEVSIARLIRIMQDPEITDIEVSVPDTDELALMPVELDMDEMIESALQSRRDYLAQEKTIESNEQNRRIVRADFMPSLTFSASIGSNYSDQRVLLGETIPFGDQFFDQNVTRSVGFSLSIPIFNRWNTRANYQNAQVQLKNSELELDNIRFQISEEVRQAYNDYIAISKELESTEKSLIAAERAYETEQQRYEIGSTTLIELNQANANYVQAQSNRIQSVYNFIFQEQLLDFYIGRLDESLEFN, encoded by the coding sequence ATGATTCGAAAACTTATAGTCATCTCAGCATTTTTACTTGTACCCATGATTGTTCAGGCGCAGACACATAACCTGACATTGAATGATGCCATTCAGCTTGCCCTGGAGAACAACTACCAGTTAAAACAGGCCGATAACAATCTCGACCTCGCCGATACCCGGATCTGGAGTGCCCGTGCAGATTTCCTTCCCTCACTTAGCGCAAACTTTAACGGCAGCCGCGATGCAGGTCTCCAGTTTATCCAGGAAGACCTTGCGTTTGAAGATCGAAGCAGCCTCCGTTTAAGCGGTGGTCTGAGTTCCCAGGTTACCGTATTTAACGGGTTTTCAAACATTGCCAGTCTGCGGCAAAGTGAAATTAACCGGGATGCCCAGGAACTTGACCTTCAGCGCCTCAGGGAATCGATTATATTTGATACTGCCTCAAGATATTTGCAGGTAGTATTAGATAAAGAACTTCTTAAAATTGCTGAAAGTTCTTTGGAAGCAAGTGAAAGTCAGCTTCAGCAAGTTGAAGCCCAGGTTGAAGTCGGTTCGCGGCCAACGGTTGATCTTTACAACCAGGAAGCAACTGTTGCAAATGATGAACTTGCGGTGATCCAGAGTGAAAACTCACTCGAAGTAAGCATCGCCCGGCTGATACGCATCATGCAGGACCCGGAAATCACAGATATCGAAGTAAGTGTACCCGATACCGATGAACTTGCACTCATGCCGGTTGAACTTGATATGGATGAGATGATAGAATCGGCTCTGCAGTCACGACGAGATTACCTGGCGCAGGAAAAAACCATTGAAAGTAATGAACAGAACCGAAGGATCGTCCGTGCGGACTTCATGCCATCATTAACTTTCAGTGCAAGTATCGGTAGTAATTATAGTGACCAACGGGTACTTCTTGGTGAAACTATCCCTTTCGGCGATCAGTTTTTTGACCAGAACGTAACCAGAAGCGTAGGTTTTTCACTCTCCATTCCAATCTTCAACCGCTGGAACACACGTGCCAACTATCAGAATGCTCAGGTTCAGCTAAAAAACAGTGAGCTCGAGCTGGATAACATCCGCTTCCAGATCAGTGAAGAAGTGCGTCAGGCGTATAACGATTATATAGCGATCTCAAAAGAACTGGAGTCGACTGAGAAATCATTGATTGCAGCTGAACGAGCTTATGAAACCGAACAGCAGCGGTACGAAATTGGCTCCACTACACTCATAGAATTGAACCAGGCGAATGCAAATTACGTACAGGCTCAATCAAACCGAATTCAATCTGTCTATAATTTTATTTTCCAGGAGCAGCTTCTGGATTTCTATATAGGCCGCTTGGATGAATCCTTAGAATTTAATTAA
- a CDS encoding DUF4256 domain-containing protein, with protein sequence MKELSSKQRDELFYILKTRFETNMNRHEHVDWKTVKDRLSSKRSGKKLWSLQQMETTGGEPDVIEHDDKTGELIFFDCSEESPKDRRSVCYDQQSRESRKTHKPANSALEMASAMGIELLTEEQYRHLQKVGAFDLKTSSWVKTPSEIRDLGGALFCDRRYDTVFVYHNGAQSYYASRGFRGVLRI encoded by the coding sequence ATGAAAGAACTATCTTCTAAACAGCGGGATGAACTTTTCTATATTCTTAAAACCCGCTTTGAAACGAACATGAATCGTCATGAACACGTGGACTGGAAGACGGTCAAGGATAGGCTGAGTTCGAAAAGATCAGGAAAGAAACTCTGGTCTCTTCAGCAAATGGAAACTACCGGTGGAGAACCCGATGTAATTGAGCATGATGATAAGACAGGCGAACTCATATTTTTTGACTGCTCTGAGGAAAGTCCCAAAGACCGCAGAAGTGTGTGTTATGATCAACAAAGCCGGGAATCCCGAAAAACGCATAAACCTGCAAATAGTGCACTTGAGATGGCATCTGCGATGGGGATTGAACTCTTAACCGAAGAACAGTATCGTCACCTTCAAAAAGTGGGTGCGTTCGATTTAAAAACGTCAAGCTGGGTAAAAACACCTTCTGAAATCAGAGATCTCGGCGGAGCACTTTTTTGCGACCGGCGGTATGATACTGTTTTTGTGTATCACAACGGTGCGCAATCATACTACGCATCAAGAGGTTTTCGTGGGGTGTTGAGAATCTGA
- a CDS encoding phage holin family protein: protein MLNQPIKPPEDEIKPGKDLKSYIESRLELFSISIAEQVASAASASIQKLVGVLFLSVGAIFLWIALGFFLGDLLNSQALGFLLAALPLVILGFVLYKGSSRGLEEKIQAEIIQKVTLQIRDSITESEEEAKPSAKVHPKQNQL, encoded by the coding sequence ATGTTAAATCAACCGATAAAACCCCCGGAAGATGAGATTAAACCGGGGAAAGATCTGAAATCCTACATTGAGAGCCGTCTGGAGCTTTTCTCCATTTCGATAGCCGAACAGGTTGCATCTGCTGCTTCCGCTTCCATTCAAAAGCTTGTTGGCGTTCTTTTTTTGAGTGTCGGCGCAATTTTTCTGTGGATTGCACTCGGTTTCTTTCTGGGTGACCTTTTAAACAGTCAGGCTCTTGGATTCCTTCTGGCTGCTCTCCCTTTAGTCATACTCGGATTTGTGCTGTATAAGGGCAGTTCTCGCGGACTGGAGGAGAAAATACAGGCTGAAATTATTCAGAAAGTCACACTCCAAATACGAGATTCAATTACTGAAAGTGAAGAAGAGGCAAAACCATCAGCGAAAGTACATCCAAAACAGAACCAGCTTTGA
- a CDS encoding ABC transporter permease: MNFIEVFRQAFDSLRSNKLRSSLTLLAISVGVFAIISANTAVLVLDTYFKDTLSLMGGDVITVTKTPAISMGPMDWERFRNRQDITIDQMERLQDLSDQASEVGPNRTYRTTRVVFENEETEPNIGIRGGNEYYLDNNAYTLASGRNILPEDIDYARSVAIIGADVESALFENQDAIGKTIRIEGRRYTVIGVVEAKGNVFGSTLDRFVVVPYSNLAGLYGRNQNIGIQVRAGSVENIQNAIDEITGVLRVIRKVDPGEQNDFEITTNESLSSTFESFTGILYMIGFVIGGVVLLGAGIGVMNIMLVSVSERTREIGLRKSVGATRKAIVSQFLMETIAICQIGGVIGIIAGIGLGNVAALYLDANIVLPWGSAVGGIIGMTVIGVLFGVYPAYKAARLDPIESLRYE, translated from the coding sequence ATGAATTTCATTGAAGTATTTCGCCAGGCTTTTGATTCACTCCGGTCAAACAAACTGAGATCATCACTCACGCTGCTTGCCATTTCGGTAGGTGTTTTTGCTATCATCAGCGCGAACACCGCAGTGCTTGTTCTCGATACCTATTTTAAAGATACTCTCAGCCTGATGGGTGGTGACGTCATCACGGTCACAAAAACACCGGCGATTTCGATGGGACCGATGGACTGGGAGCGGTTCAGAAACCGGCAGGATATTACCATTGACCAGATGGAGCGACTGCAGGATTTAAGTGACCAGGCTTCAGAAGTGGGGCCAAACCGAACCTATCGAACCACAAGAGTGGTTTTTGAAAATGAAGAGACAGAGCCGAATATCGGGATCAGAGGAGGGAATGAATATTATTTAGACAACAACGCATATACACTGGCCAGCGGCCGAAATATTTTGCCTGAAGATATTGATTATGCACGTTCAGTAGCGATAATTGGCGCTGATGTGGAATCTGCTCTATTTGAAAACCAGGATGCCATTGGCAAAACCATTCGCATTGAGGGCCGGCGATACACGGTGATCGGTGTGGTTGAAGCGAAGGGCAATGTATTTGGAAGTACGCTGGACCGATTTGTGGTGGTACCCTACTCAAACCTGGCCGGACTTTATGGCCGAAATCAGAATATTGGAATCCAGGTCCGGGCCGGGTCCGTTGAAAATATTCAGAACGCCATTGATGAAATCACCGGTGTGTTGCGCGTGATTCGAAAAGTAGATCCCGGCGAACAGAACGATTTTGAAATTACGACGAATGAATCCCTGAGCAGCACATTCGAAAGTTTTACAGGAATTCTTTATATGATAGGTTTTGTGATCGGTGGGGTCGTGCTGCTCGGAGCCGGTATTGGTGTGATGAACATCATGCTCGTTTCTGTAAGTGAGCGAACCCGTGAAATTGGGCTTCGAAAATCGGTCGGAGCTACCCGAAAAGCGATTGTATCCCAGTTTTTGATGGAGACAATAGCAATTTGCCAGATTGGCGGCGTGATTGGCATCATTGCCGGAATTGGGCTGGGCAATGTGGCCGCACTCTATCTCGATGCTAACATCGTTCTTCCCTGGGGATCAGCAGTTGGCGGAATTATTGGGATGACGGTGATCGGGGTACTGTTTGGGGTGTATCCCGCATATAAAGCCGCACGTCTTGATCCGATTGAAAGCCTCAGGTACGAATAA